In a genomic window of Zingiber officinale cultivar Zhangliang chromosome 9B, Zo_v1.1, whole genome shotgun sequence:
- the LOC122022954 gene encoding uracil-DNA glycosylase, mitochondrial-like: MASSSKALGELLRSPKSLRPISLSPESMTLKSPLSTLHAPPLAAGEHPSALSSEQAKRAKRVDAGRSLSRWKRNLSICSKRIATRKGTHSDPYVKLGEHLVEETWLEALPGQLQKPYAQNLCRFVEMEMRGSVPIYPPPHLRAYAACSVWRCSG, translated from the coding sequence ATGGCTTCCTCCTCCAAAGCCCTAGGCGAGCTCCTCCGCTCGCCGAAGAGTCTCCGCCCGATCTCCCTCTCCCCGGAATCCATGACCCTCAAATCCCCCCTCTCCACCCTCCACGCCCCTCCTCTCGCCGCCGGTGAACACCCCTCCGCACTCTCGTCGGAGCAGGCGAAGAGGGCGAAGAGGGTCGACGCCGGCCGATCCCTTTCCCGATGGAAGCGGAACCTCAGTATCTGTTCCAAAAGGATCGCGACAAGGAAAGGTACTCATTCCGATCCCTATGTGAAGCTGGGAGAGCACTTGGTCGAGGAGACATGGCTGGAGGCTCTCCCCGGCCAGCTTCAGAAACCCTACGCGCAGAACCTGTGCAGGTTTGTGGAGATGGAGATGCGCGGCAGCGTCCCTATCTACCCTCCGCCCCACCTAAGAGCTTATGCTGCTTGTTCGGTTTGGCGGTGTTCAGGATGA